A genomic segment from Spinacia oleracea cultivar Varoflay chromosome 3, BTI_SOV_V1, whole genome shotgun sequence encodes:
- the LOC110791499 gene encoding uncharacterized protein, which produces MVMSLMTINSLLTPTASCPNPSSPNGPNRTVAFTTPEYNYASRLSLLLHQHNFIPLSCPTVIVGPTSSTKSSLLQQISLLHRFSAIAFTSRSGISAFFTALSESPSLPHSFFPAGEEFIIAALGKDAELLTPEIISKLSPNSNRVRIVLPSNPTPSGLVDSLGPGLGRQILCPVPLVLGLKEPPVVPDFLRDLSSMGWVTVRVNAYETRWAGPKCAEKLIEVDNLDGLVFTSTSEVEGLLKSLKEYGLDWDGMRRRWPGLIVAAHGPVTASGAEKLGVRVDVVSSKFSSFEGVVEVLDNNIWRNSNIY; this is translated from the coding sequence atggtTATGAGTCTTATGACCATTAACTCCCTTCTCACACCCACCGCATCTTGCCCAAACCCATCGTCACCTAACGGTCCTAACCGTACCGTAGCCTTCACCACACCGGAATACAACTACGCTTCAcgactctctctcctcctccaccAGCACAACTTCATCCCCCTCTCCTGTCCTACCGTCATCGTCGGTCCCACTTCCTCCACCAAATCGTCTCTCCTCCAGCAGATCTCTCTCCTTCACCGCTTCTCCGCCATCGCATTCACCTCTCGCTCCGGCATCTCTGCCTTCTTCACCGCCCTTTCCGAATCTCCTTCTCTTCCTCACTCTTTTTTCCCCGCCGGAGAAGAATTCATCATTGCCGCTCTTGGAAAAGACGCCGAGCTCCTCACTCCGGAGATTATCTCCAAGCTATCCCCTAACTCGAACCGAGTTAGAATCGTCCTCCCTTCCAACCCCACCCCGAGTGGACTCGTCGACTCTCTCGGTCCTGGACTTGGCCGTCAAATACTCTGCCCCGTTCCTCTCGTTTTGGGCCTTAAGGAGCCTCCCGTTGTACCGGATTTTCTAAGAGATTTGAGCTCCATGGGTTGGGTTACTGTTCGGGTGAATGCATATGAGACGAGATGGGCCGGGCCCAAATGTGCGGAGAAGTTGATAGAAGTGGATAATTTGGATGGGCTTGTTTTCACGAGTACATCGGAAGTTGAGGGTTTGTTAAAGAGCTTAAAGGAATATGGACTGGACTGGGATGGGATGAGGAGGAGATGGCCTGGGCTTATTGTTGCGGCCCATGGGCCGGTTACGGCTTCAGGGGCTGAAAAGTTAGGAGTTAGAGTTGATGTGGTGAGTTCTAAGTTTAGTAGCTTTGAGGGAGTAGTTGAGGTTTTGGATAATAATATTTGGAGGAATTCTAAcatttattga
- the LOC130469806 gene encoding uncharacterized protein — MWQIGIPYDLVEPVMCKSFRGTLDGVALEWLMNITPGSIFCLSDLINAFYQQFANSRQWEKQTSDLYRLVQGPTESVRDYFNRFNCEKISIKNCDVRTAIEAFKRGLIPNSELYRELTKYPCATFEEVRSRATAQMRIEDDEITRMASQRPAGGSSDRRSYTPRNNSWRHQPYNRQNQLQNVNQYDDTNNVYRNERVVYPPVSEYGFNVDIGGVVNALQSVGGTVRWPKKSDRPDSTKDMSRWCDFHRDNGHTTEECISLKKEVAYLLKRGHLKDLLSDKGKETYNKDNNSQPNPAPRGDRPPPPMFEKVVNVISGGSDICGLTSSAAKKINRGESETVKEGQTEDEVALDKSLAAMIITFDDSDSTDTQQEHHDGLVISLPIGNALIKRILIDNGSSANVLFLEALQEMGLDEKSIIRRSTVLVGFSGESL, encoded by the coding sequence ATGTGGCAGATCGGCATCCCCTACGACCTGGTCGAGCCCGTCATGTGCAAATCATTTAGAGGAACCCTCGACGGAGTAGCTCTGGAATGGCTCATGAACATAACACCTGGATCCATCTTCTGCCTGTCCGACCTCATCAACGCCTTCTACCAGCAATTCGCCAATAGTCGCCAGTGGGAGAAACAGACAAGTGACCTCTATCGGTTGGTCCAAGGACCCaccgagtcggtacgcgattattttaaccgttttaattgtgaGAAAATTAGTATAAAAAACTGTGATGTCAGGACAGCCATCGAAGCATTCAAGAGAGGTCTCATCCCCAACTCGGAGCTGTACCGGGAACTAACCAAATATCCCTGTGCAACCTTCGAAGAGGTCAGATCGAGGGCCACTGCCCAGATGCGGATTGAAGACGACGAGATTACACGAATGGCTTCTCAGCGACCAGCAGGGGGCAGCAGCGACAGGAGGTCGTACACCCCAAGGAACAACAGCTGGAGACACCAACCATACAACCGCCAGAACCAGCTACAAAATGTCAATCAATATGATGATACTAACAATGTTTACAGGAATGAACGGGTCGTTTATCCCCCCGTCTCCGAGTATGGCTTCAACGTCGACATCGGAGGCGTGGTGAACGCCCTTCAAAGTGTAGGTGGTACCGTCAGATGGCCTAAGAAGAGCGACAGACCAGACTCTACGAAGGACATGAGCAGGTGGTGCGACTTCCACCGCGACAATGGCCACACAACCGAGGAATGCATCTCCCTCAAAAAGGAGGTAGCGTATCTACTGAAAAGAGGCCACCTGAAGGACCTACTGAGCGACAAAGGAAAGGAGACGTACAACAAGGACAACAACTCCCAACCCAACCCAGCACCAAGGGGCGACCGACCGCCCCCGCCCATGTTCGAAAAAGTGGTAAACGTTATTTCTGGTGGTTCAGATATATGTGGACTAACTtcttctgcagctaaaaaaATCAACAGAGGCGAATCCGAAACCGTCAAAGAGGGGCAGACCGAAGACGAAGTAGCACTCGACAAGTCATTAGCAGCGATGATAATAACCTTCGACGACTCAGATTCAACCGACACACAACAGGAACATCATGACGGGCTAGTCATATCGCTCCCAATAGGCAACGCTCTCATCAAAAGGATATTGATCGACAACGGCAGTTCAGCAAACGTATTGTTCCTAGAGGCTCTGCAAGAAATGGGACTAGACGAAAAGAGTATAATCAGAAGGTCgacagtcctagtaggattcagtGGAGAATCGCTATGA
- the LOC110791504 gene encoding N-acylphosphatidylethanolamine synthase isoform X1 encodes MREKMGKRRLMEWAACGSHMYGIPRKLTITSVGTFAKAVTTLLNTTTVHNGETLHHFVRSRPPGVPLLTVSNHMSTGRSSVKKIQCEIVNIFRLDDPLMWGFKGFPITNAKLARWVLTAEDICFKNTVMSYFFRLGKCIPITRGGGIYQEHMNEALERLSDGEWLHTFPEGKVSQEDGPIRRLKWGTASLIVRAPVTPVVLPIVHHGFHKVMPEDYLFGRRPPFPLGSKHVKIIVGEPIEFDLPRLRDIALSESHDEESSPRLGWPNITPYGLDEVAQRYLYSNISQKIQTVLENMRQHEETIS; translated from the exons atgagagagaaaatgggaaaGAGAAGGTTGATGGAGTGGGCGGCGTGTGGGTCACATATGTACGGGATTCCCCGGAAGTTAACTATAACATCAGTCGGCACTTTCGCCAAGGCGGTGACGACACTTCTCAACACCACCACCGTTCACAACGGCGAAACCCTCCACCACTTCGTTCGATCTCGCCCTCCCGGCGTTCCTCTCCTCACTGTCAGCAATCATATGTCCAC GGGAAGGAGCTCGGTTAAGAAAATACAGTGTGAAATTGTCAACATTTTCAG GTTGGATGATCCGCTTATGTGGGGATTCAAGGGCTTTCCTATAACAAATGCCAAATTGGCAAGATGGGTACTTACTGCTGAAGATATATGCTTTAAAAATACAGTGATGTCTTATTTTTTCCGACTTG GAAAATGCATTCCTATAACTAGAGGTGGTGGAATATATCAGGAACACATGAATGAAGCTCTTGAGCGCTTAAGTGATGGAGAATGG CTGCATACGTTTCCTGAAGGGAAAGTGTCTCAAGAGGATGGTCCAATAAGAAGATTAAAATGGGGAACTGCTAGTCTTATTGTCCGTGCCCCAGTGACCCCGGTAGTTTTACCAATTGTCCACCATGGATTCCACAAG GTCATGCCAGAAGATTACTTATTTGGTAGACGACCACCATTTCCTCTGGGCAGCAAGCATGTAAAGATTATTGTTGGTGAGCCAATAGAATTTGACCTTCCCAGATTGAGGGATATTGCATTATCAGAATCACATGATGAGGAATCGTCGCCTAGGCTTGGATGGCCAAACATCACACCTTATGGATTAGACGAAGTAGCTCAGAGATATCTCTACTCAAACATATCACAGAAGATACAAACTGTCTTGGAGAACATGCGTCAACATGAGGAAACAATCTCTTAA
- the LOC110791504 gene encoding N-acylphosphatidylethanolamine synthase isoform X2 — MREKMGKRRLMEWAACGSHMYGIPRKLTITSVGTFAKAVTTLLNTTTVHNGETLHHFVRSRPPGVPLLTVSNHMSTLDDPLMWGFKGFPITNAKLARWVLTAEDICFKNTVMSYFFRLGKCIPITRGGGIYQEHMNEALERLSDGEWLHTFPEGKVSQEDGPIRRLKWGTASLIVRAPVTPVVLPIVHHGFHKVMPEDYLFGRRPPFPLGSKHVKIIVGEPIEFDLPRLRDIALSESHDEESSPRLGWPNITPYGLDEVAQRYLYSNISQKIQTVLENMRQHEETIS, encoded by the exons atgagagagaaaatgggaaaGAGAAGGTTGATGGAGTGGGCGGCGTGTGGGTCACATATGTACGGGATTCCCCGGAAGTTAACTATAACATCAGTCGGCACTTTCGCCAAGGCGGTGACGACACTTCTCAACACCACCACCGTTCACAACGGCGAAACCCTCCACCACTTCGTTCGATCTCGCCCTCCCGGCGTTCCTCTCCTCACTGTCAGCAATCATATGTCCAC GTTGGATGATCCGCTTATGTGGGGATTCAAGGGCTTTCCTATAACAAATGCCAAATTGGCAAGATGGGTACTTACTGCTGAAGATATATGCTTTAAAAATACAGTGATGTCTTATTTTTTCCGACTTG GAAAATGCATTCCTATAACTAGAGGTGGTGGAATATATCAGGAACACATGAATGAAGCTCTTGAGCGCTTAAGTGATGGAGAATGG CTGCATACGTTTCCTGAAGGGAAAGTGTCTCAAGAGGATGGTCCAATAAGAAGATTAAAATGGGGAACTGCTAGTCTTATTGTCCGTGCCCCAGTGACCCCGGTAGTTTTACCAATTGTCCACCATGGATTCCACAAG GTCATGCCAGAAGATTACTTATTTGGTAGACGACCACCATTTCCTCTGGGCAGCAAGCATGTAAAGATTATTGTTGGTGAGCCAATAGAATTTGACCTTCCCAGATTGAGGGATATTGCATTATCAGAATCACATGATGAGGAATCGTCGCCTAGGCTTGGATGGCCAAACATCACACCTTATGGATTAGACGAAGTAGCTCAGAGATATCTCTACTCAAACATATCACAGAAGATACAAACTGTCTTGGAGAACATGCGTCAACATGAGGAAACAATCTCTTAA